gacaCGGAAAAAGTATATATTAATAAGAAGAGGGCGCATAATGGACAACCCAAAGCATATAGGAAGTATACAATAGGcgccaaaaaacaaaaacataagagagaggggtaaaaaaaaaacacacccGCCCTCACCTAGAGCCCAACCaagaaaaaaagttgattaaagaaTTAGACCCTTCATCTATATACGGCTTAGCCCACAACCAAAAGTTActaacaaaagaatatttcaaccttTGAATCGAgaactcctcattttcaaaagcaatcctatttctttccttccaaaccgtccaaataCTTGAATGTCAGTGATTTTAATTGTGAATTTGCTAAATATTATCTGGTACATTTTCCTTTGAATGATACTAaatcttttgtttcctttttcattAATCTATACTGATGTTTGGGGGCCATCTTGTATTCCCAACATCAATGGAGCTCAttggtttattttctttattgatgACTACTTTGGAGTTACATGGCTATTcttattaaagaataaatttgatatgagTTTTGTATTTCTAGTGTTCCATAAGATGATTAGTACTTAGTTTGGAgtcttgatttaaaaaataagacttGACAAtggtataaaatatttttatcaagttGTGTCCCCTTTTCTTTAGAAGCAGGGAATTGTTCATCAATCTTCTGCACAtacactccacaacaaaatgaagTGGCTAAGTGAAAAAACCATCATCTTCTTGAAATGACTTGAGTTTTGTTGTTTAAGAAAAATGTcctagaaacattttttaagggGCAGTTCTAATTGCAGCACACTTAATTAATCGATTGCCCTCTAGAACCTTGGACAACAAGACTTCCATAATTGTTCTTTTTGAGTTCTTCCCTCAATTCCGTGGTTATAATTAACTTCCTTCCAAGCTATTTGGATGCTCTTCTTTTGTTCATGTCCCTGCCAATCATCATAGCAAATTGGATCGCCACGCTTTTAAAAGTATGTTTATGGGCTACTCTTCAGCAAAAAGGGATGCAAGTGTTATCACCTAGCCTCGAAAAAAATGTTTGTATCCATGGATGTGACCTTTGCTGAAAATCAGATCTTCTTTTCTACCCTTTATCTTCAGGGAGTCCTAGCTGTTTTTCTTATCTCAACCACTTGGGAAACTCTTCATCAAGTAGTCTGAACCCTACCATTAGCCCATAAGCTGATCTTCCATCACTAGACAAAAATACTTTCTTGAAAACAATAGCTAATTTATCTTTTGGAAATGACCAAGGGGAAACTGTTGTGCCGTTGCAAGTCTATTTAAGGAGGAGACAACCACCTCTTGATCCAGTGCAGGTCTCAAACTCTGAACCAGTAATAAGTACTGAACTTCGCTctcattcttcttctcctttatcttcaaaggaacaaacaaaacTCATTCAAACATGCACTACCAACGAACCAATGCCATCTTTTGATGGTTTAGAATTACCTATCACCCTTAGGAAAGGAACAAGAAAGTGTACTCAACAACCCATCTCCAACTTTAGTTCTTTTTGGtaaattatcttctttgcaTTGTGGCTTGCTATCCAAATTGATCCATGTCAAAATTCCATGAACAGTTCAAGAGGCACTTGTGTGTAGGTGGAAGAAGGCATTATATAGGTTGGAGCAATCTCctagagcatggtttggaaggttttCTAAACCTATGGTTGATATGAAGTTTTGGCACAGTCGAAGGATATTACACTCTCTTTATCAAGCACTCACCATTTGGTAAAGTAACAACCTTGATAGtgttatgtggatgatattattgTGACAGGTGATGATCTTGTAGAGATATATGAGCTTAGAGGGCAATTGTCTAAAGAgttcaaaataaaacatttgGGGAGGCTCAAGTATTTCTGGGTATTGAAGTTGCTTACTCGAGAAGTGGGATCTTCATCTCACAACAAAATTACCTTCTTGAGCTCCTTAAAGGCACATGGATGATTGGCTGTAAACCTGTTGATATCCCAATGGCTCTGAATCATAAACATGGAGAAGCCAAAGAAGATACAGTAGTGGATTGTGGGAGATATCAACGGGTGGTTGGAAAACTGATTTATTTGTCTCATACATGTCCAAATATAGCCTATGCAGTAAGTGTGGCGATTGAATTTATGTATTCCCCTAGAGAGGTTCATCTAGTGGTTGTTCacagaattttttattatctgaaCTTCACCCAGGGAAAGGAATTCTCTTTAAGAGAAATGGAGAGTTGAGTTTAGAGGCCTATTCTAATGTTGATTTGTCAAGATTCATTACTGATAGAAGATCAACCTTGGAGAAGCAAGAAACAATTAGTTGTTGCTAGGTCAAGTACAGAAGTAGAGTTCAAAGCTATGACAGTTGAGATTTGTGAGTTGCTACAGTTAACCAAGGAACTAGCCAGACATTCATTTTAGGAGTTGACTAGCAAGATGGGAAGGGACGATATCTTCTAtctagcttgagggggagtattaaCAGATTCAGAATCCAATTAGGAGAGAGAATATTGGTTCCCTAATCAAGTCttgatttttaggaaaaaactatgtttatttttaatttatttatgtatttattttgtattatctTATATGAGCTGTACCTAATAAGAGCTGATTTATAGGAACAAATTATTAGGAAGGTTCCTTTTCTTGGGTTGTAGGATTCCTGTATAAATACTTTATCTGTTATTCAAAGTAAAAATAGAGAAACACCTTTATTTTCTATGCTTATTATGGAATAAATTGATTTCAAAAGCTATGGAAAGGGGCTCATTTGGTATTTCCTTTCCATGAGATGGCCAAATGTTTCTTGAAATGAATAGTCACATTTCTGCAATTGTTTTGATAACCGAGCAGCTGGACTTTCATAAGTTGCAATAGACTATTGTTAGTGTCACTTTGGTGTGATAGTAAGTTCTCTAATCTTTAATCTTATTCCTAGTTGGCATGCATGTGCAAAGACACATGTATGTATGTGTACATGTGTGTGCATGAATGAACTAATAAAACAAAACCAGTAACCAAGAcccaattgaaaaatgaaaatagaaaataaaagaaagtaatcATGATCTGTATGACTGCAGGCTTTGGTGCAGATGAGAAATTGGTTCCTTCGCTTTCCAACAATTTTACAAGCTTGTGAAAGCATTATTGAGATGCTCAGAGGGCAGTATGCTCATTCAGTTGGATGTTTCAGTGAAGCAGCTTTCCATTTTATTGAAGCAGCAAAGGtttgttgtttaatttgtttatttagcctttttttttacatgagTATGTtgtttaagatttaaaaaacatttgtttttattttctattttttatttttatcagatgttaaaaaacaaaaattggcTTCAGATATGTGTGGAGGAACCTCTTCCTAGTCTGTTATGTTCTAGAAGTTGAGTGAAATGTTACGGTTGTGCcattcccttttaaaaatattttaaggacATTTTATTGCAATGCAATTATGTCATATGATTTCTTAATggtaaaattttctaaatttccattgATACATCCTCAATTACTTCATTGTGTCCTGTCATAAGTCCATATGAAATTCTTGCTTGTATGGCTGATTCGCATTTGATTTATGTTGTTTTAAAGATTGTTGTCCCTCGGGCTCATGGTGAAAACCAATTGCCAATTATCCTGTTTTGCCTATTCCTCGTCAAATTAGCAATTGGACTGATGTCTTAGTTAGGGTTTATGTAAAAAGTGTTTAAACTACAGGAATAAGGAGGCAGGGGACTTCTATCTTGCCTGGCATCTCCcatatttcttgttatttttattttaaattctctgTAACATCAATGATTTTGAGTGTAGTAGTAGTATTTTTTCCCATTTGATTCAAGTAAAGGATTGTTGTTTGGTTTTTAACAGAATAGTCTGCATTTCATGGCAATTGATTCAAAGCATGAGAGATGAGATGGAAGTTGCCTCTTTGTTGTAAtccttttgaaatatattttacatattGGAAACTAGTAATTGGAGACTTTAGAGTTAGAGATCCGAATGAGGGATAGGAGTGCTGGCACTGACATTGGATTGGTCCTCTCTCTGTGCACATTTTAAGTGTTGACACATGTTTTACGGGTTTCTTTCCTCTTTCAACTTAAGAATTGTTTGTGAAATGTTatataaatcacaaataatggTAATTGTAGCTAACAGAGAGCAAATCAATGCAAGCTATGTGCCAAGTTTATGCAGCTGTTTCTTACATCTGCATTGGTGATGCTGAATCATCTTCACAGGTGAAAATTCCTTCTTGTAATAGAAAATGGGTTATTTGctgaaaattataattaatttttagtttcaGTTATCATTTTCATAAGTTAAATGCTCTTACAGAAAAGTTGTTTTTGTGCAGGCATTTGATTTGATTGGACCAGTTTACAGAATGATGGATTCATTTGTTGGAGTGCGAGAGAAAACCAGTGTTCTCTTTGCTTATGGCCTTTTACTGATGAAACAACACAATTTACAAGAAGCACGGTAAATGTTTCAGTTCTTAGCTTACCTCTACCCTGAGTGTGTtggttattatttttgttaagacTTTGGAGTTATGGATACCAATAGAAATGGAATCAATCATTTGTGTGTTTTCCTTTTGATGGAACCTTCAAGCACTTGCATAATTTATGAACTGACCATCGGTTCtcttttgaaaattgtaaaGGAGGGATTTGCATTTTAAATGCTATAATACTGAGTGGAACAACATTTTAGTGTAATCTACAAACACCTCCTTAAACTGCGAAGCTAGTGTTGGTCATCTATTACAATTGGCCTGATGGGCTACAAAATGAGTGCTACTCTTCCATGGAGAAATCCCTTTGCAGCCCTGATGAAGACAAATCGATCCTAGGACTTTGGTACAGCTCTCTGAAAATTATGAGTTGGAACCCGCATTCAAATGCAACCCTATCAGCCCAAACTTAATGGAGATTTTAATGTTGTAAAAAAGGTTCCTAGATTGGTTAATGTACAGGTGGAAGTTGGGCTAAAAGGTGGCTCACTCATTTGAGGTGATTAAGGGTGATCTCTATCCTCCTCGAGGGTTGTGTTGTTTAAGTACTTTGTGTTGGTTTATATATGTATGCATATTTGTGTAGTTGTTGaactttttttgataggtaaataagcaaATAGATTAGAAGCATAGAGAAAGGCACATCAAGTACATACGGAGTACACAAAGAGAGCCAAAAAGCAGGCGAAAGAACTTTTCTGAGCATTCACCCTTCACATGTAATTACCACTGCTTTGTTcaataaaagtaaagaaaacCTCAAACAGCACATGACAACCCAGATCGTGAAACCTCAAACAGTACATGGCAACCTGATTGTGAtcataataaaatgaattagtTGGCAGCAGTCATGTTCCACTTGTGGGtataaactcaaataataaaactacTGTGATGCCTTTCTAGTATCCACAATATCTGTATGGTGAATGATTGGGGAGCTTTCGTTCATCTTAActgtctcttggagttaagcAGGATCAAAATGTATGGTAGATCACATGTTTGTAATTCAGCATTTACCAATTTACCGAGAGGCTTGAACTTATCTGTGCATACgtgcatgtgtgtgtgtttcTCATTCATTCTCTCCTTATTCCAAAGTAACAACTTTGATGCAGAATTCGACTGGCCACTGGCTTGCAGATCACACATAATCACCTCGGGAATCTTCAACTTGTTTCACAGTATTTGACCATTCTTGGAAGTTTGGCACTTGCCTTGCATGACACTGGACAAGCCAGAGAGATCCTGAGGTCCTCCCTTACATTAGCTAAGAAGCTCTGTGACATCCCAACTCAGATATGGGTACTGTCAGTTTTGACAGGTATAAGTCATCCCATATTACctcttgtgtgtgtgtgttttatttttttaatttttttagtataaaaagaATGTCTATGACATACTGTAAACCAGACACATACAGGTTTGCATTGATTACTCTGGGTTTCTGGAAAGCAAAAGAGAGGTCTTTGGCATAGTGTGTACCTGAGTTGGACTACCCCATCCACAGTGGAAACCAACAAAGAATATCTACTTAAATCACAgtataacttattttatgtCATTACTTTGCATAGGTCTTTGGGGAAAACTGTCATTAAATTTGAGGTGTCTGCATGTTTTGATAACATGTGACAAATATATGCCTCTTTGCAAtgttcatgaaaaaaaaaatgctttaaattGGTTGGGTCTATATGTGGCATTAAAATGTGTTAAAATCGGTTGGGTCTTATGTGGTGTAAGCAAGTTGTTAATATTCCACAATAACTATGTAAAAtctgtgatatatatatatatttttccgtAACTCTTCAAACAAACAAGAGGATAAAAAGAACATAAGAAAGAGCATTTTAGAGCAGATTAAAACTATCAGAGTGCTAAAGCAAACATGATTCTAGAAACATTCTGCCAAATTTCTGATAGATTGATTGTCTTCGTTAACTTCGTCTGGCTGGCTGTGTTCAGAAGATATTCCGCTTCTTTATTATGTTGAATCTAGATGGAATTAAGTTTTGCATATCACCAGGgctatttagttattttttgttgtcttgTAGCTTTGTATCAAGAATTAGGTGAGAGGGGAAATGAAATGGAGAATTCTGAATATCAAAGAAGAAAGGCTGATGATCTGCAGAAGAGGCTTGTAGATGCTCATTCATCCATTCATCACATTGAACTAGTAAGGACATCCATCTTATGCTTATGCGTTGGGTGTTATGAGAAAGATCAATTAGAAATATCTAACCTGCAGAAAATTGATTGTCAGATTTGCATGCACTTATCGGTATTCTCTCTTTACATATTCATGGGCAGATTGAAAAGGTCAGACTTGAAGTTCGGCAACTACATGAACTTGACATCAAACGTGCAGTTGCAGGCTCATCCATGAGGGTTAGTCTTGACATTCCGGAATCTGTTGGTTTGTTAACCCCATCTCCTGCTCCTTCATCTTCAAGGCTAGTTGATTTAGATACTGGAAGGCGTGGAAAGAGAAAAATTTAGTTGACAGTTGTAGAGTCtccctctttttttcttctttcttttctcaaaattataCATCATCACCAATGTACAACGTGAAAGCTTGGTAGCTGCTATGACATAGGAGGGGATTGCAGGATAGAAATTGCAGCAAGCAGCAAGGTGCCGACATGGTTTTCATTGTTGGATCGGATGCTGGCCATTTTTGTATTATGATGTTGTTAACCAATTATATCATCCTTTCCTAGAAGTTtgatctttcttttctcatctcATTCTTTTTTGGTTGGAAATGTAAGTTTCTATTGGGTTCAGGAGCTTGACCTCACAATTGTATATAAGCAACACATTCTTCAAATCTTTCGATTGATCTTTCTGTTGCTAAAGCATATAAGCTGTAATGGTAGATGATTGATTATATAGTATGAAGGatacatttcaaatattttgccAACACAACTTCTTAGTGGAAAAAATCCTGTTATGGGCACAAGCTGACTTTGAGTTCAGTTTTCCACAGCAATGAACAGAGATAATTTTATTGTATACCATCCTTCGGGTCCTCTGCAGTACAGTATAGAAGATCTGTCACTGTCACTACCCATTTGGTAAAATTGGATTACATTAGAAACCTTGAGGACAGATTGAGGCATAGCATTAGGATCATCATGCATCCTCGTTCCCAGTGAGTGCGGCAACCTCTTTGAGTGGCTTCCACATGAATTTTCTCCTGTGCATTTGACAGAAATCAATGATTATTAAGTATCCTTTGACGCAGATTTTCTCCTAGGAGGCAGTCTTACCAGTTTCCACATTCTGCAATGACCCTGACCTTGGGACGGAGGGTGGGCAGCAAGGCAAGAAACTGCAATTCCGACTTTGAGAGAACCTGGATATGAAGGCATACAGTTCAACAAAGGGTTAACTTAAACTGCATTGGTTATGGGAGTGGTAGGGTGCCTACCTTGGCTTCAATGATCCAGACCACAAGTCCCTTAGCGTTTGGAGGCAGTAAAGAGAGCCTATAATCCACTTCTGGGGGAAAATACCACCTTGCAATGGGCTGCTTCCCAACGTGAGCCTACAGTTGGCCAAGgtcaaagagaaaaagaagaagagagcaTAATTCAGCCTTTTTGCATGGATGGGGAAATGCATAATAGAGGGGAGGGGAGGGAGTGGGGGAGAAACTAACGGGACAAACGGGGTGAATCTTAGTGAGAGTGGCTTCAGGATCACCCAGGCCACGAGCTGAGAGGTCAAGGAAATAGTAGCCCTGGTACCTCAGCCTGTTGAGATATCGACCCTCATAGCCTCCCTCGTGGGGAGAGTATATGGCCAGGGCTTTGTGTTCTTCCACGTCCGAGAGCCAACGCCCCAGATCTAATTTCACCAAATCTCCTCCTACCAGGTCGCCAATTCCAATCCcccctccaccaccaccactacaCCTCACTACTGAATATGAACTCCTCCTCTTCACTATCACCATATTCAGGCTTCTGTTCATCATCACGCACCTGTTTGGTGACACCACCACCCTTGGCGCCTTATACTGCAAGCAGGCCGCGGCTTCCATTCTTCAAGGGTCCGGGAGAGACAAGGACTCTATGGTGGGAAGACGGGATAAGCAACTCTTACCCTTTTTTCCGTCTTTGTCCAATATACATCtcctctctttttatttattttttgtggttctCAAAAAAACCCTCCTCTATCGGGACAAAAAGCTTCTATTCAAACTGAGAAATACCTTGTCTAACAGTGCTATAGCTCaaaatatttccatttcaatttcaatttagcAGAATCATGAGGCTTTTTCACTCCATGTATTACAGTAAATTGAATGGGACAGACTTTCTCATGCAAACAAGGCACTATTCACTGCAACTTcgaaaaatggaaattttctcacatttttttacCCAATTTTGTTCATTGGGTCCttggaaaaatttaaaatgataatatttttttcttttcctaaatcACAAATTCAGCCTCTTAATTATAaaggaatattttgtttcccttTATTTAGGGCTAGAATTCTCGGT
The sequence above is drawn from the Vitis riparia cultivar Riparia Gloire de Montpellier isolate 1030 chromosome 6, EGFV_Vit.rip_1.0, whole genome shotgun sequence genome and encodes:
- the LOC117916017 gene encoding NAD(P)H-quinone oxidoreductase subunit N, chloroplastic gives rise to the protein MEAAACLQYKAPRVVVSPNRCVMMNRSLNMVIVKRRSSYSVVRCSGGGGGGIGIGDLVGGDLVKLDLGRWLSDVEEHKALAIYSPHEGGYEGRYLNRLRYQGYYFLDLSARGLGDPEATLTKIHPVCPAHVGKQPIARWYFPPEVDYRLSLLPPNAKGLVVWIIEAKVLSKSELQFLALLPTLRPKVRVIAECGNWRKFMWKPLKEVAALTGNEDA